Proteins co-encoded in one Clarias gariepinus isolate MV-2021 ecotype Netherlands chromosome 13, CGAR_prim_01v2, whole genome shotgun sequence genomic window:
- the LOC128535893 gene encoding enhancer of rudimentary homolog — translation MSHTILLVQPTKRPEGRTYADYESVNECMEGVCKMYEEHLKRMNPNSPSITYDISQLFDFIDDLADLSCLVYRADTQTYQPNNKDWIKEKIYILLRRQAQQAGK, via the exons ATG TCCCATACTATTCTACTTGTTCAGCCTACCAAGAGACCAGAAGGGAGGACATATGCTGATTATGAATCTGTTAATGAGTGCATGGAAG GAGTGTGTAAAATGTACGAAGAGCACCTAAAGAGAATGAATCCTAACAGTCCATCAATCACATATGACATTAGTCAGCTGTTTGACTTCATTGACGACCTGGCAGATCTCAGCTGCTTGGT GTACCGAGCTGACACACAGACATATCAACCCAACAACAAAGACTGGATCAAAGAGAAAATTTATATATTGCTGCGCCGCCAAGCTCAGCAGGCTGGGAAATAA